A part of Marinomonas rhizomae genomic DNA contains:
- a CDS encoding DUF2065 domain-containing protein, whose product MQELLQSLLVGVSLLLIAEGILPFLAPNVWREIMVKAIASSDWNLRILGAVSMFLGLMLLLLTRS is encoded by the coding sequence ATGCAGGAATTGTTGCAGTCGCTGCTGGTTGGCGTCAGCCTTTTATTGATCGCCGAGGGCATTTTGCCGTTTCTCGCACCTAATGTGTGGAGAGAAATAATGGTAAAAGCTATCGCGAGCTCAGATTGGAATTTGCGTATTCTGGGCGCGGTTAGTATGTTTCTTGGATTAATGCTTCTTTTGCTGACTCGAAGCTAA
- a CDS encoding sensor histidine kinase, with protein MKNTFLRVFLVVLLSNIVVVSIGLGMVQFIQKRNQVSADLLGDVGVQLVAGYEKFGITSLQEETEKAEKRLSGTIYLYQENGRPLLKALPRNFREQNTPSATSRPSADFLHSQFIQVIGGDNVQYLLIFKPNPEISSLAPEAVVGFSLLGLLVSSGVLAYWLLGPLLKLQRVARSFGQGDMTARVENKLARRSDAVGKLAREFNEMAVRIDTLLSSKERLMRDVSHELRTPLARIEVALTIAEDKYGTEAQRGYLNRIRTELHELDELIGQVLTLSRLEAASLIKEEVDLQDFLGDIVEDVSFESQLKGISVTKIGRAPKTILGDPLQLRHAIENVLRNACFYAGCNGVIEVETQEKAGTAFIYVRDNGPGVSDDKLEKIFHAFYRSSEAREANSGGFGVGLTISQRIISAHKGQISAKNRQEGGLEVCFQLPVA; from the coding sequence ATGAAAAATACTTTTCTGCGTGTGTTTCTGGTAGTGCTTCTTTCCAATATTGTTGTGGTGAGTATTGGTTTGGGGATGGTCCAGTTTATCCAGAAGCGCAATCAGGTGTCAGCTGATTTACTGGGGGATGTCGGTGTTCAGTTGGTGGCTGGGTATGAAAAGTTCGGTATTACTTCTTTGCAAGAGGAGACGGAAAAAGCTGAAAAGCGTTTGTCTGGAACGATTTATCTTTATCAGGAAAACGGTCGTCCTCTTTTAAAAGCTTTGCCTCGTAACTTTAGAGAGCAAAATACGCCAAGTGCTACAAGTAGGCCCTCGGCGGATTTTTTACATAGTCAATTTATTCAGGTTATTGGTGGGGATAATGTTCAGTATTTGCTTATTTTTAAACCAAATCCTGAAATTAGCTCTCTAGCGCCGGAAGCGGTTGTCGGGTTTTCTTTATTAGGCTTGCTCGTTTCGAGTGGTGTTTTGGCTTATTGGCTATTGGGGCCACTGCTTAAGTTGCAGCGTGTTGCTCGCTCTTTTGGTCAAGGTGATATGACGGCTAGGGTTGAAAATAAGCTGGCTCGAAGAAGCGATGCTGTTGGTAAATTAGCCCGTGAGTTCAATGAGATGGCCGTTAGAATAGACACTCTGCTGTCATCGAAAGAGCGGTTAATGCGTGATGTTTCGCATGAGTTAAGAACGCCACTTGCCAGGATAGAGGTGGCGTTAACGATTGCAGAAGACAAATATGGTACAGAGGCGCAAAGAGGCTATTTGAACCGAATTCGAACAGAGCTTCATGAGCTTGATGAGCTAATAGGTCAGGTGCTTACTTTGAGTCGTTTAGAGGCGGCCTCTCTCATAAAAGAGGAGGTGGATCTTCAAGATTTCTTGGGTGATATCGTCGAGGACGTGAGTTTTGAAAGTCAGTTGAAAGGCATTTCAGTCACTAAAATCGGTCGTGCGCCAAAAACTATATTGGGTGATCCGCTTCAGTTGCGGCATGCTATTGAAAATGTACTTCGCAATGCATGTTTCTATGCAGGTTGTAATGGTGTGATTGAGGTTGAAACTCAAGAGAAGGCGGGTACTGCTTTTATCTACGTGCGAGATAATGGCCCTGGTGTTTCTGATGACAAATTAGAGAAGATTTTCCACGCTTTCTACCGTTCGTCTGAAGCTCGGGAGGCTAACAGTGGTGGTTTTGGTGTTGGTCTTACTATCTCTCAGCGTATTATTAGTGCTCACAAAGGGCAGATAAGTGCTAAGAATCGTCAGGAGGGTGGTTTAGAGGTGTGTTTTCAACTGCCTGTTGCTTAA
- a CDS encoding ATP phosphoribosyltransferase regulatory subunit, with protein sequence MTLADRWLLPEGVDEALPEQAAKIEHLRRTLLNLHESWGYHLVIPPLLEYLDSLLTGAGSDLEIETFKVIDQLSGRLLGIRADFTSQVARIDAHCLKDDGVQRLSYCGSVLRTMPAGLDGTRSPIQLGAEIYGHGGVESDVEVLSLMLQTLSTAGLSNLVLDLGHVDVVSGVLAACDLTADQEGKLIELYKAKDLPELDRYVDGLECLRDIQKQWLVGLPRLCGGKEVLKHAADLLGDVSESIRDAIVLLQKVSESICQRFPAVGLHFDLSDLVSYSYHTGVVFAAYVPGHGNAIARGGRYNNIGQVFGRSRPATGFSTDVKALVALTEIVVNKPKTVLSPICSSDALWHKANSLRAEGYRVVEVLDDVYPGDADFKLEFVDEAWQLMPVQS encoded by the coding sequence ATGACATTAGCAGATCGCTGGTTACTTCCAGAGGGCGTTGACGAGGCGTTGCCTGAACAGGCCGCTAAGATCGAGCACCTTAGAAGAACTCTGCTTAATCTCCATGAAAGTTGGGGATATCACTTAGTAATACCTCCTCTTTTAGAGTATCTAGATTCCCTTCTTACGGGTGCTGGCTCAGACCTAGAAATTGAAACATTTAAAGTAATCGACCAATTATCAGGTCGACTTTTAGGTATTCGTGCCGATTTCACATCCCAGGTGGCTCGTATTGATGCTCATTGCCTTAAAGATGATGGTGTGCAGCGTTTGAGTTATTGTGGCAGTGTTCTACGAACAATGCCGGCTGGCTTAGATGGTACTCGTAGTCCCATTCAGTTGGGCGCAGAAATTTATGGGCATGGCGGCGTAGAAAGCGATGTTGAAGTTTTGTCTTTGATGTTGCAAACCTTGTCTACGGCCGGTTTGTCTAACCTTGTTCTTGATCTTGGGCATGTTGATGTCGTGAGTGGTGTTCTTGCTGCTTGCGATTTGACTGCGGATCAAGAAGGTAAATTGATTGAGCTTTATAAGGCTAAAGATTTGCCGGAGCTTGATAGATATGTTGATGGGCTTGAATGTCTGCGTGATATTCAGAAGCAATGGTTGGTTGGTCTGCCACGTTTATGTGGCGGTAAAGAAGTATTAAAACATGCGGCAGATTTGCTTGGTGATGTAAGCGAGTCAATCCGAGATGCGATTGTTTTGCTGCAGAAAGTGAGTGAATCAATTTGCCAACGTTTCCCTGCGGTGGGTCTACATTTCGACCTGAGTGATTTGGTTTCTTATAGTTACCACACAGGTGTTGTTTTTGCGGCTTACGTGCCTGGGCATGGTAATGCAATTGCTCGTGGTGGACGATATAACAATATTGGTCAAGTGTTTGGGCGGTCCCGTCCTGCTACAGGTTTTAGTACGGATGTAAAAGCCTTGGTTGCTTTGACAGAGATTGTGGTCAATAAGCCAAAAACTGTTCTTTCGCCAATTTGCTCAAGTGATGCGCTTTGGCATAAAGCGAATTCCTTGCGGGCTGAGGGATATCGAGTGGTAGAGGTCTTGGATGATGTTTACCCTGGAGATGCTGATTTTAAGCTGGAATTTGTTGATGAAGCTTGGCAGTTGATGCCAGTTCAGAGCTAG
- a CDS encoding response regulator transcription factor, with translation MVKLLLADDDARLSDLIKEYFDGEGYEVAHAWNGREALEFMAAEMPDIVILDVMMPELDGFETLKQIRNKSSVPVIMLTAKGDDIDRILGLEMGADDYLSKPFNPRELLARIKAILRRASQEREDDPTADIDLSGVLLRRKDRTVYLEGELVELTTSEYTLLECMLMAPGQVLTKQELSEKALGRKLTMYDRSLDMHISNLRKKIGNLENGDPRIKTVRGVGYIFVSNELGA, from the coding sequence ATGGTTAAGTTATTGCTTGCTGATGATGATGCTCGTTTATCGGATTTGATTAAAGAATATTTTGATGGCGAGGGTTACGAGGTAGCGCATGCTTGGAATGGTCGTGAAGCGTTAGAGTTCATGGCTGCGGAGATGCCTGATATTGTTATTCTCGATGTTATGATGCCTGAGTTGGATGGCTTTGAAACGTTAAAGCAGATACGTAATAAGAGTTCGGTGCCTGTTATTATGCTGACGGCAAAAGGCGATGATATAGATCGTATTCTTGGCTTAGAGATGGGGGCGGATGATTATTTGTCTAAACCATTTAATCCGCGAGAGTTGTTGGCTAGAATTAAGGCTATTTTGCGTCGAGCAAGTCAGGAGCGAGAAGACGACCCAACTGCTGATATAGATCTTTCTGGTGTATTATTGCGCCGCAAAGATCGGACTGTATATTTGGAAGGTGAATTGGTCGAGTTAACAACTTCAGAATATACCTTGTTGGAATGCATGCTAATGGCACCCGGCCAGGTATTAACAAAGCAAGAGCTTTCTGAAAAAGCTTTGGGTCGTAAGTTGACTATGTATGATCGTAGCTTGGATATGCATATTAGTAACCTGCGCAAAAAAATTGGTAATTTAGAAAATGGTGATCCTCGAATCAAAACCGTCCGTGGTGTAGGCTATATTTTTGTGTCAAATGAACTAGGTGCTTAG
- a CDS encoding adenylosuccinate synthase, whose protein sequence is MGKNVVILGTQWGDEGKGKVVDLLTEDVAAVVRFQGGHNAGHTLVIDGKKTVLHLIPSGILREGVQCIIGNGVVLSPAALKTEVLELLEQGVPAVERLKISAACPLILPYHIAIDQARELAKGEKKIGTTGRGIGPAYEDKVARRAIRVGDLLDSERFAAKLKEVLEYYNFVLTQYHKVEPISFDEVYAAGLEMADFLRPMVADTITLLHDLRKAGANIMFEGAQGSLLDVDHGTYPYVTSSNTTAGGAPAGTGFGPLYLDYVLGITKAYTTRVGSGPFPTELFDEDGERLGRRGHEFGATTGRSRRCGWFDAVALRHAVQINSVSGICLTKLDVLDGSSVIKVCVSYADENGNPVAGSLVDSEGYEKAKPVYVELPGWAESTVGAANFEALPKNAQDYIRFLEEQVGVPIDIISTGPDRNETIVIRDPFKQ, encoded by the coding sequence ATGGGTAAAAATGTTGTTATTCTAGGCACTCAATGGGGCGACGAAGGTAAAGGTAAGGTTGTAGACCTACTTACTGAAGATGTTGCTGCGGTTGTACGTTTTCAAGGTGGTCACAATGCTGGCCATACATTGGTTATTGATGGCAAGAAAACAGTCTTGCATTTGATTCCTTCTGGTATTTTGCGTGAAGGCGTTCAATGTATTATCGGTAACGGTGTTGTGTTGTCTCCTGCAGCATTGAAAACTGAAGTGCTTGAGTTGTTGGAGCAAGGTGTTCCAGCGGTTGAGCGCTTGAAAATCAGTGCGGCTTGTCCACTTATTCTTCCTTATCATATTGCTATTGATCAGGCTCGTGAGCTTGCTAAAGGTGAGAAAAAGATAGGTACAACGGGTCGTGGTATAGGGCCTGCTTATGAGGATAAAGTGGCACGACGTGCTATTCGTGTTGGTGATTTGCTGGATTCTGAGCGCTTTGCTGCCAAACTTAAGGAAGTCCTTGAGTATTACAATTTTGTCCTCACTCAATATCATAAAGTTGAGCCTATTTCCTTTGACGAAGTGTATGCTGCTGGTTTGGAAATGGCGGATTTCTTGCGCCCAATGGTGGCTGACACTATTACCTTGCTGCATGACTTGCGTAAAGCGGGTGCGAACATTATGTTCGAAGGTGCTCAAGGCTCATTATTAGATGTCGATCACGGTACTTACCCTTATGTGACATCTTCAAATACAACGGCAGGTGGTGCTCCAGCGGGTACTGGTTTTGGTCCTTTGTATTTAGACTACGTGCTTGGTATTACAAAAGCTTATACCACTCGTGTTGGTTCTGGTCCTTTCCCGACTGAACTTTTTGACGAGGATGGCGAGCGTTTGGGTCGTCGTGGTCATGAGTTTGGTGCAACTACGGGTCGCTCTCGTCGTTGTGGTTGGTTCGATGCTGTTGCTTTGCGTCATGCCGTTCAGATTAACTCTGTTTCTGGTATTTGTCTGACTAAATTGGACGTTCTTGACGGTTCTTCTGTCATCAAAGTTTGTGTTTCTTACGCAGACGAAAATGGTAACCCTGTCGCCGGCTCTTTGGTTGATAGTGAAGGTTATGAGAAGGCTAAGCCTGTTTATGTTGAGTTGCCTGGTTGGGCTGAATCAACAGTAGGTGCTGCAAATTTTGAAGCGCTACCAAAAAATGCTCAAGATTATATTCGCTTCCTTGAAGAGCAGGTTGGTGTGCCAATTGATATTATTTCTACTGGCCCAGATCGTAACGAGACAATTGTTATTCGCGACCCTTTTAAACAATAA